The genome window TTGGATTCAGTATTGAAGTTTGAATGAACTCGTTACTCGTTAAATAGAAAGCGCTGTCTGTCCAGGCCGGTGCGCGTCACACGGACAACCCACGGCCCTTCTTCACACGATGATGCAATGACAAAAGACAACCATTCTAAGCAAaacccttgtgttgtgtgtcccACCATTGTTTGTGTGATCCCTTTTgtgtctctttccccccctggCAGAGGTGACCGTTATGTGGACGCATTTGGTGGACGCACGGCACCATGTTTACCGTTAAACTGAGCGGCCCGCTACGGGCTGTGCGGAGTATCTCCTTCGGGCCCTGTGTCTCCCACCTCTCCGCCCTCTCCCGATGCTCTGTGGACCAGAGGAGTGGAGCTGGAGCCCCCGGGGTCCACAGCCGGACCGCGTCTCTTCTGTCTGCCCGGCGGCTGGCGGTGACAGGCGGGCGGAGAGCGTTCGTTGTGTCGGCGGCGGCCGTTGTCAACATGGCGCCCCCCGGGGTCCAGCCTTACCTCCGGTTGATGAGGATGGATAAACCTATAGGTAAATCTATAAATAACGTCTTATAGCATGGGACGCACTttcacaatcacccattcattcatacacaccAGCAGTGTCCACCAGACAAGGGGACAGCGGGATTAAGTGtcatgctcagggacacctccataTTGGGTTAGTCGGCGCCTGGGATCAAACCTGCAACCTTCTGATGTCCAGATGACCCGCTCTCCCTTTAAACTACTGTCGACTGAGAGTGGGTTTCCTTTCTTCTTCGGTgctttgtatataaatgtaattcATTACTTCTAATAGCAGTCGCCTAAAGCCACAACTCCAAACCGGCTCCCCAAGCTGTCCCGCCAGAGAACCACAAACCTCGATCCTCCTCACTGGGATGCTAATGGCCTCGTTCACAATATGGCTGACCTTCTGAATCAGAACAGTGGTTAATTTCTTTCTGACTGCATGGTGACAAATATATGAAGGTTCCACTTGGGGTCAACCTTGTGGAAGGGGAGTGTGGGACCAGTCCCCCTCTGACTGGGCTGGGTCCTAACGGCTCTTCTGGTTGAAGGGACGTGGCTGCTGTACCTTCCCTGCGCCTGGAGCATCGGGCTGGCCGCAGCCCCTGGCTGCCTCCCCCCCCTGGACATGCTGACCCTGTTCGGGGCGGGGGCCGTGTTGATGAGGGGGGCCGGCTGCACCATCAACGACATGTGGGACAGAGACTTCGACCGGAAGGTGCTGTATTACCAACATAGACagctttttaatattttaaagcatcttcttttggATCCAAAAATATTGAATGTATAATCAGAGTATGGGTTTGCATGAATACTTCAGTCGGTGTATGGAATGAGGCTTTGTTTACATAAGCTTTGTAAGGTGGAGCAGCCGGGTGTGCTGTGTGTGGCTGCAGGTGGCCCAGACTCAGTGACTGTGGCTGCAGGTGGCCCAGACTCAGTCACTGTGGGTGCAGGTGGACTCAGTGACTGTGTGGCTGCAGGTGGCCCAGACTCAGTGACTGTGGCTGCAGGTGGCCCAGACTCAGTCACTGTGGGTGCAGGTGGACTCAGTGACTGTGTGGGTGCAGGTGGACTCAGTGACTGTGTGGGTGCAGGTGGACTCAGTATCTTGTGGGTGCAGGTGGACTCAGTATCTTGTGGGTGCAGGTGGACTCAGTATCTTGTGGGTGCAGGTGGACTCAGTATCTTGTGGGTGCAGGTGGACTCAGTGACTGTGGGTGCAGGTGGACTCAGTGTCTTGTGGGTGCAGGTGGACTCGGTGACTGTGGGTGCAGGTGGACTCAGTATCTTGTGGGTGCAGGTGGACTCAGTATCTTGTGGGTGCAGGTGGACTCAGTATCTTGTGGGTGCAGGTGGACTCAGTCTCTTGTGGGTGCAGGTGGACTCAGTATCTTGTGGGTGCAGGTGGACTCAGTATCTTGTGGGTGCAGGTGGACTTAGTCTCTTGTGGGTGCAGGTGGACTCAGTATCTTGTGGGTGCAGGTGGACTCAGTATCTTGTGGGTGCAGGTGGACTCAGTGTCTTGTGGGTGCAGGTGTCCAGGACGGCCAGCCGGCCCATAGCAGCGGGGGACGTGTCCCAGCTGCAGGCGCTGGTGTTCCTTGGAGGACAGCTGTCTCTGGGCCTTGGGGTGCTGCTCTGCCTCAACTACTACAGGTGAGCGCGTGGACGCATGAGGGTCCCATCTGGGTCCTTTGGAGACACGCCACCTCGTTATTACTGATTACTTATTGCTCCCAACGAGCTGGTTGTTGCCTTCATGCTTGAATACGTCGTGTGTATTTATCTGGGGATGTtgtatgaatgagtgagtgtgaggCACTTATTTCAAAGCACTTTGAAGCCCAGACCGTTAAGCGCAGTCCGTTTAGCGGCCGCGGCTCCGTTGTGGTCCCCGCAGCATCGCGCTGGGCGCGGCCTCCCTGTCCCTGGTGCTCCTCTACCCGCTGATGAAGAGGGTGACCTACTGGCCTCAGCTCTTCTTGGGTACGCTCCATCCACACCCACCATGGCCCCAGCAGGCAGCCCTGCTCAGACCCCCCCCGCTCTGATActagccctccctctctcctccagggctGGCCTTCAACTGGGGGGCTCTGCTTGGCTGGTCGGCCGTGGCGGgctcctgtgattggtccgtctgtctgcccctGTACTTCTCTGGGGTGATGTGGACCCTGATCTACGACACCATCTACGCCCATCAGGTGACCGCCAGCGCCTCGGACCACGTATTGAGGACTATCGTATAGTATTGcattgtgtgtatatagatagatagatagatagagtaTAATAGAGGAATTACTGCAGTTTGTTGTGATGGTTTACATTAACATTCACTGAATGTGTATTTCGACTGCACACAGTGAAGTCCACGTCGTTGTATCGTGACCCGGTCTCTCTGGGGCCCCTGTAGGACAAGGAGGACGACGTGAAGATCGGGGTGAAGTCCACGGCGCTGATGTTCCGGGAGCAGACCAAGCCCTGGCTGACGGGCTTCGCGGCGGCCATGGTGGCGGggctgggcgtggccggggtcaACGCCCAGCAGACCCTCCCCTACTACCTGACGCTGGCCTGCGTGGCCGCACACCTGGGGCACCAGGTAGACCCGCGGGGGGCCACGGGGGGCCACGGGGCCCTGAGGATGTTCAGCCAACCTTTATCGTGTATTAAGTCTAGTCCAGGGGAACCtgctcagagttcacctggactctgcgtagccccccccccacacccctcttattcacttattgtctgttgtacgtcctggcacttatcaaggtgtagcatcttaccctagctatctctgctgtgtacggggaatgggttaacctagtgatggttagtgcttggcacttggttctatgaacatcctcactgtacccacagaggtatattgttgttgttgttctccttCGTCtgtcaaatgtacttattgtatgtcgctttggataaaagcgtctactaAATGCTCTGAATGTAAACGTATTAAACATGTCGACGGTCCCTCCTGTAGATCTACGCGCTAGACACCCAGCGACCAGAGGCCTGCTGGAACACCTTCGTGTCCAACAGGAACCTGGGTCTGCTGCTCTTCCTGGGGATCGTCACCGGCAACTtatggaaggagaggagagaggctttACTGCAAGATGAAGAACTGCAGACGTCTTGAGGAAGACGTTGGGCGTTCTTCAGATGCTTTGTTCTTCTTTATTTTCCACCATGAACTGGTTCTTATGTGAGAGAATGTAGAGCTTGCGTACAGAGACAAATCAGGTGCAGGCTGTGAAATCCTTTACTTCAAATGTATTTCATacagtttttcattttttaatttgcaTGTAACTTGATAAATAATtgattaataaatatatttaaaaaacacacattgaaTCTCTGCTAGTAATTTAATATCACAAACACGTCTAACTGAACGCTCTGGGCTTAAGAAGGAAGCAAAGCGCCAGAGCGACGTTGAGGAGCGGGAACAGGAGCACGGACACGGAGGACCACGCCCCCAGAGGAGCCGCGCCCCCAGAGGACCACGCCCCCAGAGGGGCCACGCCCCGGgcctccaccagcagcaccacccagGTGATGACCGCCTGGGTGTGGGCCCAGCTGAGCCCCGCGTACAGCCCCCGCCCCCAGCGGGAGCTCAGCGCCGCCCCCACGTGGCGGTGCAGGGCGTAGTCCGCGCGCACCGCCAGCCCCCAGCCCAGGAAGCCCGCCGCCTGCCCCGGGCGCAGGCCGTGCCACCAGGCCGAGAAGCCGAAGGTCAGCAGCAGGGGGCAGCGCCCCCCCCTCCGGAACACCAGCCGCCGCAGCCACGCCGCCGTGGTGGCGTTCCACCGCCGGGCGAACTCGGAGACCCGGGGGGACGCCTCCGTGGTCCAGGGGTCGCCGTCCGAGAGCCCGCCCCGGTCGGGGCCCCGGGGGCCGAAGCCGGCGGCGAGGTTGAGGCCCTCGCTGACCCCCCAGTGGGAGTAGTACCGCAGCCTCAGAGCCAGAGCCACGccccagagacacagacacgcccccgccggccccggcccccccgccgccgccggcccggGACCCGGGAGGCCCCGCAGGAGGCCGGCCCGGACCCCCTCCAGGAGCAGGACCTGCAGCAGCTTCAGCGAGACCGCGCccagagggaggggcgggggcccggggcccgagCCCTCTACACAGCCCACGAAGCGGCTGTAGGGGTACAGGGGGCCCCCCAGCAGCGTGGGGAAGCTGAGCACGTAGCTGCAGagcgagaggaggaagagggggcagCTGGCAGCGCCCCCCTGGGGCAGACGGATCCGCCCCTCCTGGAGGTCCATGGACACGCTGGTGACCCTCTGGGTGAGCAGCATGAGGGAGGAGACCGCCACCAGGGCCCTGGGCCCGGGGGCGACAAGAGACTACTGTTAGAGGACCCCCACCAGGGCCCTGGGCCCGGGGGCGACAAGAGACTACTGTTAGAGGACCCCCACCAGGGCCCTGGGCCCGGGGGCGACAAGAGACTACTGTTAGAGGACCCCCACCAGGGCCCGGGGGCGACAAGAGACTACTGTTAGAGGACCGTCAccagggccctgggccccagggCAGAGAGACTACTGTTAGAGGACCCCCACCAGGGCCCTGGGCCCGGGGGCGACAAGAGACTACTGTTAGAGGTCCCCCACCAGGGCCCTGGGCCCGGGGGCGACAAGAGACTGCTGTTAGAGGTCCCCCACCAGGGCCCTGGGCCCGGGGGCGACAAGAGACTACTGTTAGAGGTCCCCCAccagggccctgggccccagggCAGAGAGACTACTGTTAGAGGACCCCCAccagggccctgggccccagggCAGAGAGACTACTGTTAGAGGACCCCCACCAGGGCCCCAGGGCAGAGAGACTACTGTTAGAGGTCCCCCAccagggccctgggccccagggCAGAGAGACTACTGTTAGAGGACCCCCAccagggccctgggccccagggCAGAGAGACTACTGTTAGAGGACCCCCAccagggccctgggccccagggCAGAGAGACTACTGTTAGAGGACCCCCACCTGGGCCCCAGGGCAGAGAGACTACTGTTAGAGGACCCCCACCTGGGCCCCAGGGCAGAGAGACTACTGTTAGAGGACCCCCAccagggccctgggccccagggCAGAGAGACTACTGTTAGAGGACCCCCACCTGGGCCCCAGGGCAGAGAGACTACTGTTAGAGGACCGCCACCAGGGAGACAAGAGACTACTGTTAGAGGATTCATCAGGGGAATGGAATAACTGGTTTCGTATTCGGTCAAAAACATTTGATATCTATCGTTCATTTTAAAGAGCATCGATCTGATTTGACAGATTTTctgtttacaaaaaaaatattcttgAATTAGAAAATGTGATTATACAAAGCATGAAACCGGTTTAAATGGACTAGTGGAAGTCCTTAATTAAAAGACTTCCACCTTCAGCGACGGTCTACGATCTGTCGGGATTTAAGTTGAATCCtttgcacagacagacagacagacgggcggacggacagacagacagacaggctgacagacagacagacagagagtcagacagagagacagacaggcagacagagagacagacagacagacagacagacagacaggtgagccCCTACCTGACGCCCCCCCCCTGGGGGAGAAGGGCCTCCCCGTGCTGAAGGAGCAGGTGGCAGACGGTCTGCCACAGCATCTGCCCCCAGAACACCCAGCCGTGGACCCGGTCGGCGGGGACCCACACCACCAGCAGAGCGAACCCCAGCGCGGCCACGAGGACCACCAGGCTGTAGACCCCCATGGTGCCGACGGCCAGCAGACAGCCCCCCAGGCCCAGGCTGACGTACCTGCTCGGGGAAACGGGCGTCAGTGACTCGAGGAACCCGGTGGAACACGTGTCGACCACAGAGAGCTGCAGGCCTCTTCAGGAACacattcctccccctcctgcctgGTCGGACTCTTCTTTACTACGTGGGACTATACCCGTTCCCCTAGACGGTCTGTGTCTGTAGTCTGATAAGGAGTTGAGCTGTGGAGGCGTGCGTACCAACCTCCAGGTCAGGGAGAGATGTGCCCGGGCCAGGGAGTAAAGCACAGCCAACGGCAGCGCGAGACACTGGTGCCACAGGAACCAGTGCTGCTCCCACAACCAGTTCATAGCAGTCAATGAACTGGTGTTTCACCGTCACTCTGCTGAGTCGCTAACCCCTACAGCCTGAGCACAGAGCTCTGGTTGGAGGACTGAGGGTATACCTGTGACTACAGCCTGAGTACagagctctgattggctgacaggagTGTGGCAGCTACAGTGTAGAGCCATACTTCAGCGCCTGTGGAAACCACAGGCCGTTCCCGTGGTTGTTATCGTGGTCACCTCTGCGACCTGTTTGCATACGAGCCCATTAGAACCTCTTTAACCTGCTGTGTCCAGACGGGCGTGTTGGTTTAATACGACGCATTGAGCTGAATCCTAGGAAGGAATAGTTCCGTTTATTTGCTATATCACATTGCAAGCTTTCTTAgcaacacatgcacaggcaacacacactaacacgcacacacacactaacacgcacacacacacacaccataatgaaatataatacaatatcaaTAGGTATACAgtctatattttttattatttattactatTTTGTTGACTTTTCTTATGCATTATTCATAATCTCTTAGTTAAATTAGAAGTTAACCATGTACAGCTGTGGTGGCTGAGGTCCTGGTTTACAACTCCCAGTCCCTGATGCCAATAACTAATCATCCCTCACCCTCGTTACCAATACCTGATCGACCCGCGGCTGCACCCAGCCATGACTCGAGATGCACCGTGTGCTGCAGTGGTAACGCTGGTCTTAATGGTCTGAGTCAACCAGGTTATCAGAGAATATAAAACCAAAAGTGGTTCCTCTGTGTACCTGTCATTTTGCTCCATAGACACTAGGTGTCAGTAGAGTGTTTTGGGAGCATCTCAAAGCTACCTTAATGCGGGCCAGAAGCAGAGACTGAATTCAATAAAAAGAttgaaggcaaggcaaggcaaggcaactttatttatgtagcacttttcatacacaaggcagactcaaagtacTTAAGTAAACATTgtgatacaataaaataaaataatagataagtaaaagaaaacatatgcaaagaaatgagttaaatagaaagtgcaatgtatttaagatcagatcaacagtctctctggtatccgcgtcgggactccaacccgacctaaaggaacttggtactttctctgggactccaacccggattctagtaactctaaccacgaaccaaaggccttattctgggactccaacccagacagacgttgggactctaacccagacagaactcaggtctttctctgggactctaACCCGACCTAAGGAacatggtcctttctctgggactccaacccagattctacgactctaacccagacagaaattgggtctcaaacccttatcctttctctctggtatcagatcatgtatctttctggtaaaaatagaaaatttaattgaaaggctttttagtaggtaaaattgaaagtgcaatgtatttaagatcagatcaacagtctctctggaacccaccCGAcgtaaagagggtcctaagatcgaaccttgtgggactccacacatcacgttggtctatctgatacaaagtcgccaatggaaacaaagtagttcctattttgtaggtaggatctgaaccaatttaagactgtgcctgaaagccccacccggttttctaacctgtccaaaagtattgtatggtctacagtgtcgaatgcagcactgaggtctagtagcattagtattgaggttttgccagagtctgtgttaagacggatgtcgtttacaactttaatgagggcggtctcagtgctgtgcaggggtcgaaatcctgattggaaggtgtcataacaaccagttgatgccaggaagtgattaagttgctggaggacaaatttctcaatgattttacttatgaagggtagatttgatattggtctgtagttgttaataatagaggcatctaggctccgcttttttaaaaggggtttaataactgcagttttcaaggcttttgggaagttgcctgactggagagagttgttaactatctgcaatatgtcgattgctaggcagtcaaaaacattcttaaagaggttggtaggtaaagaatGAAGACAGCAATGGATTCTTAAAGTTTTTTTATGATTATTTAAAACACACACTACTTAATGATTGTCCATACCTTGCATTAGGCATACTCTAAATATGTCTATAGGTACacacagggccgacggactgcgggggaaagtgaggcagtcctgggggggcccaaggcagagggggggcccatggcaataaaaaaaatatatatatatatattttttaaatattttatttgaattatccaccagcccagtgtcaggagtcgcacacggccacgtctcctaccccccccacccccctcaacaattcagcgcagggggctggggggggcccatcagtacctcttgtatacagggcccaggatttggtgcaacggccctgcacACACCAATTGATTTTGTAATCGTGTTGACCCATGAACCCTGATAATCTGAGACAAGAGGACGTGTGTAAGTGATACTTCAGCAAAACGTTGTTGTGGTTGTCTTATGGTTTAGACTCGAAGCTCTATGGAGCCATACCAGGACATAAGAAACATGACCGACAGCAAGCTAAGGTTCATCAGTACCAGCGGCTTCTTCACACACAGGGTCTATATTTAGtgatatgtatgtttgtgtatgtatatgtaaatgtatgtgtgtgtgtgtgtatatatatatatttatattcatgtgtgtgtgtgtgtgtgtgtgtgtgtgtgtgtgtgtgtgtgtgtgtgtgtgtgtgtgtgtgtcgcacaaGTCCTTCTCGATGACCACGcaagccccctccccctgtcatGCCCCCAGTCCTGTAATAAAAGACGCACGACACGTAACCGGAGGCTCGACAACGTGTGACCCCGAGCGTCACATGTTCATACACAATCATTAACCTGCTGATGGGTTGACTGTTAACTGTTATCTTCCCTAAACGTGTTCATTTCACAAAGCTCCATTTGAATGAATCTCCCAGACGAGATGGCTTTGGTCCACCCAGGAACATGTGTACACATCATACCCCATCTCTTGATCCCGGGGGAGTCGTGAGCCCGTGGCTCGGCTCCCTGGGAGCGGAGGTACATTTGGTGACAAAGTGATAAAGTTGTGCAGCTGTGGAACCGGGGCTCGTCACAGCGTCAGCAGCGTCCCCGTCGCTGATTGGCTGCCGGTTGTGCAACAGGAGGCGTATCCAGCGAGCGGTGTGAAGTAGAGAGTCTCCCCCGCCGGACCGAGTCATTCTTGGGTAACAGAGTGCAGGGTTGAGATCGACGTCCCGTGTTGTGATCTCAAGATGCAGAGCTGCGCAAGGTCCTGGGGGGCACTCCTCGCCCGGGCGGGgggccccctctctccctgcagaCATCTCAGTGCCAAGACCCGCTTAGTTGGGAAACTTCCTTGCGGGGTCGCGACCCGCCAGGCGGGCGGACCAACGGTCCGGTGTCTAGGGACCCCCGCAGTCCAGTGCCTCGGGACCTCCGTTGTCCGGTGTCTTGGGACCTCCGCGGGCCGGTCCTCCCGGCAGATTGATAGGATGCTGCCCCGGCACGACGACTTCGCCGAGAGGCACATCGGCCCAggtgagagggagaagagggagatgcTGGACGCGCTGGGGCTGGAGGTAGGATCACCTAACACTACACCGTGATACACCATGACTGTTGATCACATGAGCCCAAATCGGATCATCTCTTGTCATCTTTTGTAAACACATTTTATTGCTATTTTTACGCGCTTTATTTACATCGTTTATTGTTTCTAGTCGATCTCCCAGTTGATCGAAAACACAATCCCTGAAGCCATCCGGATGTCGAGGAGTATGAAGATGGACGATCCACTTTGTGAGTTCTCCTCTGGTGCTTCTTTAATGATCCTGTTGGCTGGCTTGTGGTCGCCTGGCTCATCAAACAGCAGCATGTTTAACTGGAGGTCTCATGCGTTTGCACTTTTTGTTACCCTACTAATGCCCAAACCGCAACATATCCAAAGCGACTAGTTCTTAGTATTTCTACCGCAGATATCTGATGTTCCTCCACTAACCACGGGCTGGGAGGCGCGCATCCGCCCCGCGTGAGGCgcgctcctcttctctcctcctcttcctcctctccctccgctcctcttcctctgaacATATTTGGAGTTGTTTTTGCGAAACTCGTCCACCAGCACCAATCTCCTACTGGGAGGTCGACGCTCATAGGACGGCTGCAGAGCCCTGAGCCTCTGTCTTCTGTCCAGTTCAAACTGGTTCCACGTTCACATGACATCACGATGGATGATAGACTTTATTCCTAATAAGGTGAACTCCGAGTTCGCGTGGGATTTCAACTTGGACGGTATTTCGAGGAATAGAGAAAAAAGCAAACGCTGCACCTGCGGTCCGCACGACGGTCGGAGACATTTGAACGTGTTGATAGAAGGTCTCCTGGTTTATGGAGGTCTCGTGTTGTTAGAAGGTCTCCTGTTTAATGGAAGTCTCGTGTTGATAGAAGGTCTCCTGGTTTATGGAGGTCTCGTGTTGTTAGAAGGTCTCCTGTTTAATGGAAGTCTCGTTTTGTTAGATGGTCTCCTGGTTTGTGGAGGTCTCGTTTTGAGGTCTCCAGGTTGGTGGAGGTCTCGTTTTGGTAAGAGGTGTCCTGCTTTATGGGGGTCTCGTTTTGTTAGGTCTGCTGGTTCGTTTATGGAGGTCTTGTCCCATGAGATACCCGCTCTTATCGTCCTTATCACTTAGAAGTCATTAACTGCGTCCAATAAAATCAAAACACGGGCATAAGCCCACGTGGGCTGCGTTGACTCAATTATTGTCATTAATGCAAAGGGCAGTTCAATAAGCTTTGGAGTTAACCGAGGGTTGAGCAACTGGAAGATACCGGCAGGCGGCGTTTTATTGTTCGGAGATAACGAGCACGATTCAAGTGAGCGAATATCAACCTCCTTCATCAACTATTCGACTACTAACCCCCAGTTCCCTCACCCAACCGGAATATTCTAACCTACCGCTGGTGGCGATGTCCGCCAGAAATGCAACGTTACAAAACACAAACGAGTGTTACTTTGGATttgatgaaccccccccccccatctgtccTCCGATTGGCCGCCAGCGGAACACAAACGGGAGGCCCCTCCCCTCTGAGCCAGAGGGATTCTCTCCTCAACAATAGATGTGTTCTGGGTGATTCTAAATCAGCCTCTCTTAAGCAAAGTCTGGGACCATGGGAACGGGTCTGTCCTCTTGTGGaaccctgaaacacacacgcgcgcacacacc of Gadus macrocephalus chromosome 11, ASM3116895v1 contains these proteins:
- the coq2 gene encoding 4-hydroxybenzoate polyprenyltransferase, mitochondrial, with the protein product MFTVKLSGPLRAVRSISFGPCVSHLSALSRCSVDQRSGAGAPGVHSRTASLLSARRLAVTGGRRAFVVSAAAVVNMAPPGVQPYLRLMRMDKPIGTWLLYLPCAWSIGLAAAPGCLPPLDMLTLFGAGAVLMRGAGCTINDMWDRDFDRKVSRTASRPIAAGDVSQLQALVFLGGQLSLGLGVLLCLNYYSIALGAASLSLVLLYPLMKRVTYWPQLFLGLAFNWGALLGWSAVAGSCDWSVCLPLYFSGVMWTLIYDTIYAHQDKEDDVKIGVKSTALMFREQTKPWLTGFAAAMVAGLGVAGVNAQQTLPYYLTLACVAAHLGHQIYALDTQRPEACWNTFVSNRNLGLLLFLGIVTGNLWKERREALLQDEELQTS
- the mboat4 gene encoding ghrelin O-acyltransferase, with the translated sequence MGYVSLGLGGCLLAVGTMGVYSLVVLVAALGFALLVVWVPADRVHGWVFWGQMLWQTVCHLLLQHGEALLPQGGGVRALVAVSSLMLLTQRVTSVSMDLQEGRIRLPQGGAASCPLFLLSLCSYVLSFPTLLGGPLYPYSRFVGCVEGSGPGPPPLPLGAVSLKLLQVLLLEGVRAGLLRGLPGPGPAAAGGPGPAGACLCLWGVALALRLRYYSHWGVSEGLNLAAGFGPRGPDRGGLSDGDPWTTEASPRVSEFARRWNATTAAWLRRLVFRRGGRCPLLLTFGFSAWWHGLRPGQAAGFLGWGLAVRADYALHRHVGAALSSRWGRGLYAGLSWAHTQAVITWVVLLVEARGVAPLGAWSSGGAAPLGAWSSVSVLLFPLLNVALALCFLLKPRAFS